In Eschrichtius robustus isolate mEscRob2 chromosome 11, mEscRob2.pri, whole genome shotgun sequence, the following proteins share a genomic window:
- the SART1 gene encoding U4/U6.U5 tri-snRNP-associated protein 1, with amino-acid sequence MGSSKKHRGEKEAAGTTAAAGTGGAAEQPPRHREHKKHKHRSSGGGGSSGGERRKRSRERGSERGSGRRGAEAEARSGAHGRERSQTEPSERRVKREKREDGYEAAASSKASSGDASSLSIEETNKLRAKLGLKPLEVNAVKKEAGTKEEPVTADVINPMALRQREELREKLAAAKEKRLLNQKLGKIKALGEDDPWLDDTAAWIERTRQLQKEKDLAERRAKLLEEMDQEFGVSTLVEEEFGQRRQDLYSARDLQGLTVEHAIDSFQEGETVVLTLKDKGVLQEEEDVLVNVNLLDKERAEKNVELRKKKPDYLPYAEDESVDDLAQQKPRSVLSKYDEELEGERLQSFRLEQGGVADGLRERELEEIRAKLRLQAQSLSTAGPRLASEYLTPEEMVTFKKTKRRMKKIRRKEKEVVIQADDLLPLGDQTQDEDFGSRLRGRGRRRVPQADEEAQEEGEKEPVSQPLQSDDTRVENMDISDEEEGRAPWSESPEVLEEDEAELELQKQLEKGRRLRQLQQLQDSGEKVVEIVRRLESRQRGWEEEEDPERKGAIVFNATSEFCRTLGEIPTYGLAGNREEQEELMDFERDEERSANGGSESDGEENIGWSTVNLDEEKQQQDFSASSTTILDEEPIVNRGLAAALLLCQNKGLLETTVQKVARVKAPNKSLPSAVYCIEDKMAIDDKYSRREEYRGFTQDFKEKDGYKPDVKIEYVDETGRKLTPKEAFRQLSHRFHGKGSGKMKTERRMKKLDEEALLKKMSSSDTPLGTVALLQEKQKAQKTPYIVLSGSGKSMNANTITK; translated from the exons ATGGGGTCGTCAAAGAAGCACCGTGGGGAGAAGGAGGCGGCCGGGACCACGGCAGCGGCCGGCACCGGGGGCGCCGCCGAGCAGCCGCCTCGGCACCGGGAGCACAAAAAACACAAGCACCGGagtagcggcggcggcggcagcagcggcggcgAACGACGGAAGCGAAGCCGAGAGCGTGGGAGCGAGCGCGGGAGCGGGCGGCGCGGGGCCGAAGCTGAGGCCCGCAGCGGCGCGCACGGGCGGGAGCGCAGCCAGACAGAGCCCTCCGAGCGACGGGTGAAGCGGGAGAAGCGGGAGGACGGCTACGAGGCCG CTGCCAGCTCCAAAGCAAGCTCAGGCGATGCGTCGTCACTCAGCATCGAGGAGACCAA TAAACTCCGGGCAAAGTTGGGGCTGAAACCCTTGGAGGTCAATGCCGTCAAGAAGG AGGCGGGCACCAAGGAGGAGCCCGTGACCGCCGATGTCATCAATCCCATGGCCTTGCGACAGCGAGAAGAGCTACGAGAGAAGCTGGCGGCTGCCAAAGAAAAGCGCCTCCTGAACCAAAAGCTGGG GAAAATAAAGGCCCTGGGGGAGGACGACCCCTGGCTGGACGACACTGCAGCCTGGATCGAGAGGACCCGGCAGCTTCAGAAGGAGAAGGACTTGGCAGAGAGGAGG GCCAAGCTGCTGGAGGAGATGGACCAAGAGTTTGGTGTCAGCACCCTGGTGGAGGAGGAGTTCGGGCAGAGGCGGCAG GACCTGTACAGTGCCCGGGACCTGCAGGGCCTCACTGTGGAGCATGCCATTGACTCCTTCCAAGAGGGGGAGACTGTCGTCCTCACCCTCAAGGACAAAG GAGtcctgcaggaggaggaggatgtgCTGGTGAACGTGAACCTGCTGGATAAGGAGCGGGCAGAGAAGAACGTGGAGCTGCGCAAGAAGAAGCCTGACTATCTGCCGTACGCAGAGGACGAGAGCGTGGATGACTTGGCACAG CAAAAACCCCGCTCTGTCCTGTCCAAGTACGATGAGGAGCTCGAGGGCGAGCGGCTGCAGTCCTTCCGTCTGGAGCAGGGCGGCGTGGCCGATGGCCTCCGGGAACGGGAGCTGGAAGAGATCCGGGCCAAGCTGCGGCTGCAGGCTCAGTCCCTGAGCACAGCCGGGCCCCGGCTCGCCTCCGAGTACCTCACACCCGAGGAGATG GTGACCTTTAAAAAGACCAAGCGGAGGATGAAGAAGATCcgcaggaaggagaaggaggtggTAATACAGGCTGATGACCTGCTGCCCCTTGGGGACCAGACTCAAGATGAGGACTTCGGTTCCAG ACTGCGGGGCCGGGGTCGGCGCCGAGTGCCCCAGGCAGACGAGGAGGCCCAggaagagggggagaaggagcCTGTGTCTCAGCCCTTGCAGTCAGATGACACCCGCGTGGAGAACATGGACATCAGCGATGAGG AGGAGGGCAGAGCACCATGGTCTGAGTCACCCGAGGTGCTGGAGGAGGATGAGGCGGAGCTGGAGCTGCAGAAGCAGCTGGAGAAGGGGCGCCGCCTGCGGCAGCTACAGCAGCTGCAGGACAGCGGTGAGAAG GTGGTGGAGATCGTCAGGAGGCTGGAGTCTCGCCagcggggctgggaggaggaagaggatccGGAGCGCAAGGGGGCCATCGTGTTCAACGCCACGTCCGAGTTCTGCCGCACTCTGGGGGAGATCCCCACCTACGGGCTGGCCGGCAACCGGGAGGAGCAGGAAGAGCTCATG GACTTTGAACGGGACGAGGAGCGATCGGCCAATGGCGGCTCCGAATCCGACGGGGAGGAGAACATTGGCTGGAGCACAGTCAACCTGGATGAGGAGAAGCAGCAGCAAGAT TTCTCCGCCTCCTCCACCACCATCCTGGACGAGGAGCCCATCGTGAATAGAGGGCTGGCAGCCGCCCTGCTCCTGTGTCAGAACAAAG GGCTGCTGGAGACAACGGTGCAGAAGGTGGCCCGGGTGAAGGCGCCCAACAAGTCCCTGCCGTCAGCCGTGTACTGCATCGAGGACAAGAT GGCCATCGATGACAAGTACAGCCGGCGGGAGGAGTACCGAGGCTTCACCCAGGACTTCAAGGAGAAGGACGGCTACAAGCCTGATGTCAAGATCGAGTACGTGGACGAGACGGGCCGGAAACTCACGCCCAAGGAG GCTTTCCGGCAGCTGTCCCACCGCTTCCACGGGAAGGGCTCGGGCAAGATGAAGACGGAGCGGCGGATGAAGAAACTGGACGAGGAGGCG CTCCTGAAGAAGATGAGCTCCAGCGACACGCCCCTGGGCACCGTGGCGTTGCTCCAGGAGAAGCAGAAGGCCCAGAAGACACCGTACATCGTGCTCAGCGGCAGTGGCAAGAGCATGAACGC GAACACCATTACCAAGTGA